A DNA window from Chryseobacterium sp. MEBOG06 contains the following coding sequences:
- a CDS encoding RHS repeat-associated core domain-containing protein has translation MNGRLYDPLLRRFLNADENIQDPTNTQNYNKYGYVLNNPLMYNDPSGEFAIVALIAVMAKAAFAAIAITAATYTTIALIKGNWTVSGFFRSISSAAITGMVSGALSFGIGTLFQVASIANSLGTTGVTLARAGLHAVSMGVLSSVTGGSFWSGAASGAFASLSGDLLNGVKGGFFASDTGKILTGMTSGGVGSVLAGGNFWEGAMSGFFVMAFNHLEHKTDNPFDTEKNKKANYKIPRKNVNASDGDGVMDKIGKALGGLGISTNTKLAIMQLVKGDLTAFGGYLKGLARFGQGIAVLGAGVALYQYSINPTTANLLNFVISTASIIFSPAASLALGFLDATGVSGKVYNYVGNIIDNQVGYSVGKAFFNNFQYTYNHIQTQLAKP, from the coding sequence ATGAACGGTAGATTGTATGATCCTTTATTAAGGAGATTCTTAAATGCAGATGAGAACATCCAGGACCCTACAAATACGCAGAATTATAATAAATATGGCTATGTTCTGAACAATCCTTTGATGTATAATGACCCGAGTGGAGAATTTGCTATTGTTGCCTTGATAGCGGTGATGGCTAAAGCGGCCTTCGCTGCAATTGCAATAACCGCTGCTACCTATACTACCATAGCATTAATAAAAGGAAATTGGACGGTTAGCGGATTTTTTAGGTCTATTTCTTCAGCAGCGATTACCGGAATGGTAAGCGGAGCACTGTCTTTTGGGATAGGAACATTGTTTCAGGTCGCTAGTATTGCCAATTCTTTAGGAACAACAGGCGTTACGCTTGCAAGAGCGGGATTACATGCTGTAAGCATGGGTGTACTTTCTTCCGTTACAGGAGGTAGTTTTTGGAGTGGTGCTGCAAGTGGAGCATTTGCAAGTTTAAGCGGTGATTTGCTGAACGGTGTTAAAGGCGGATTTTTCGCAAGTGATACGGGCAAAATTTTAACAGGTATGACCTCTGGAGGTGTAGGTAGTGTATTAGCAGGAGGAAACTTCTGGGAGGGTGCTATGAGCGGATTTTTTGTGATGGCTTTTAATCATTTGGAACATAAAACAGATAACCCGTTCGATACAGAAAAAAATAAGAAAGCAAATTATAAGATTCCAAGAAAAAACGTAAACGCTTCAGACGGTGACGGGGTTATGGATAAAATAGGAAAGGCATTAGGTGGTTTAGGAATATCAACCAACACCAAATTAGCGATCATGCAATTAGTAAAAGGAGATCTTACCGCTTTTGGAGGCTATTTGAAAGGGTTGGCTAGGTTTGGACAAGGAATTGCTGTGTTAGGTGCAGGAGTAGCACTTTATCAATATTCTATTAATCCTACTACGGCAAATCTTCTTAATTTTGTAATAAGCACAGCTTCAATTATCTTTTCACCGGCGGCTAGTTTAGCTTTAGGGTTTTTAGATGCAACAGGAGTTAGTGGCAAGGTTTATAACTATGTGGGTAATATAATTGATAATCAAGTAGGCTATTCTGTAGGAAAAGCATTCTTTAACAACTTTCAATATACCTATAACCATATCCAGACACAACTGGCAAAACCATAA
- a CDS encoding RHS repeat-associated core domain-containing protein gives MKRYDKKIQLFSSFILSLFSVLGFSQTILYQPEGVSRTVQDPQSVVLAQGFYASSSSSNPFVAKIGTATDNPGGGPVDSGAGASNPSGTTAPQGQSFHDTKGNMEVNGAGQLQFTLPIALPPGVKSVAPQVNLVYTSGAGNGIAGYAWNLSGVTAISRIGKTIEKDGEVKGIQLDYSDYYSFNGQRLILKSGEYGKDGAEYITEKYSNIKIKSFGSIPGQAWKGPEYWEVTFEDGSQAWYGAGSATGNNLARTPIEYNIVKWKDNKGNYITYNYTQSNNTASINTIQWGGNEGLGKAHYNQINFYYSPRNVQESSYVRGVPLLQDKILSTVVVKTGNATFKNYSINYSVETVNNDSNKRVNYQFVKSVIEGNSVGDAANPVTFTTKPLTTSSSESNFADYNNIVTTGDYNGDGLVDFIVMQPAQNGRPDGYYIYFDAINSSNPSFVYLGSSSTFWPSSNFTTFNIKSADNYIKTKQGLIISKANSEYNPPSTGNIELRYYSIKSDASVLNTYNNPLVLEYSKTIQSSSYIFSSSTYPNSGSGSNVSRLSNLKEVDIDSDGISELVMGIQDQKCRYVVIVPDPPKGRWDCNTLGYRYMVADNDDIQNNTIHIIPDTTPKNILSKGGIMDFDNDGKQDIVFVDPTGTNTDVTFFTKEYMNENGPSVSRTFSTPLNSVHQYELKKQNNAYILNLKNIHSVKGLVDGLQFGDLNGDRNIEILLPLHENATNDIYTTGWSIYLNNGISLSESLQGLMYYKKVSQNPTTLVNYSQAGLIDLDNDGKSDIVNSTVIFAAANNQQSTWFIDNYTEPYYNPANTEFKWRFTKKQLYYSQRAKVIVSPLFGDFRVNNSSSKVLFLLKGVNNSERKLISYQHYNLNADKNISSILQAGLQYDIDYKELDPAVNSNIYAPVKKEQYPYVEMYRLSQMYAVTQIRMSGKKQDFRYRGYIANLQGKGIIGFRQTARSSWYADGFENTKIWSGTEVDPFNEVVPVKEWSIRTNNENMIFPQDISENNSQLLSFKSTQYQTDKLLNGQVVTSVANADKPKIVTAIVPKSTKTKDFLTGNITESSITYGEYYLPAQSIVNINNGYGITTSTFDYTHNPSGNGADYYIGRPQSKTDVVQAYGDTKSAKEEYTYENNLLKVLKTWNRDNTGYLQETYIYDGFGNTIQKTVSNSVDSGTQTTKADYDPKGRFVIRKTDNLGLQTGIVYNDWGQILTQVDPLGNILANTYDNWGKLLTSKSNIAGTTTYQYEKDYFSNLIITQYDPDGDISKKTTNTLGQEITSSTKAFGQGYFVLKASQYDILGRKIRESEPFFEGQGVSQWNTIAYDDSVFPAKITSTSFTGKQVKTSISGLTTTAQESNPADYGRITTKTADALGNTITTTDKGGTITFSYNAAGEQIKAQYAENIVTTKYDSWGRKSEFNDPSNGIYKYEYDGFGQPKKIISPKGTKEYTYNSVQQLITQKELSTTDGGQATDKTISYSYDDKGRLVAKAGTSKGKAYGSNVSYDPQGRLLSSSENSNGKYFIQKGITYDDKARIISYEKQLYSSGTLTKVQIENVYSAWNGELTQVKDKTSGKILWELQETNAKGQALKAKLGAADINNKYDENGFLTHVKHFSLIQNILSLEYTFNAIKNELNLRKTLGDFNIIESFNYENNDNRLVSWTNPRTGQTSQNTYDVKGRIIKNDQVGTIKFENSAKIYQPTGMTLNATGEQNYNNDLIQSIVYNENNDPVFIDGMKGDVAFQYGLNSMRQRVTYGGNFSTDGEGKFTKYYSEDGSFEIVKDNTTGKEKHILYIGGNPYESNIVYLKNYTESSGSYKFLHKDYIGSILAISDEAGNKLEQRHFDAWGNFTHLQIGSGAIITDKNIIDNTSLLLERGYTSHEHFAEVGIIHMNGRLYDPLLRRFLNADENIQDPYNTQNYNKYGYVMNNPLMYNDPNGEFVFAIFAALPVFWGTVATAAVIGAAIGAVSYIMSASFSSNWSWGGFLKSITFGAISGAVTAGIGSVFVSSAGTATQLATELGKLGTVFVQSAAHALAQGTLSLMQGNNFGQAFIAGALGSLGASAFGAIAKGAASSAIGQITFGALAGGAGSALSGGNFWEGALIGGTVAGLNHALHSGDMQPDQEDPKQKTPGNKYGTLEEYRAWRDYPGYHAGETKMDRIFRMMNSSHIEIMADEGAGGGMMYGGFGRGVNTAKNIGADANRLNHIFGKSEHALDGLVSKYGSQAKAFKAVQNAANKAFSAGRLTPNSNGVLPKGNAGNIINVGGTPVRLIGGRIQDGKVIISSFSRKGL, from the coding sequence ATGAAACGTTACGATAAGAAAATACAACTATTTTCATCATTCATACTGTCTTTATTTTCAGTATTGGGATTTTCACAGACCATACTGTATCAGCCAGAAGGTGTGTCAAGAACGGTGCAAGATCCACAATCAGTGGTGTTAGCACAAGGATTCTATGCTTCTTCAAGCTCATCGAATCCCTTTGTAGCTAAGATCGGTACAGCTACTGATAATCCGGGAGGTGGACCTGTGGATTCAGGAGCGGGAGCAAGTAATCCATCAGGAACGACTGCACCACAGGGACAAAGTTTTCATGATACCAAGGGAAATATGGAAGTCAATGGAGCCGGACAATTGCAATTTACTTTACCCATTGCATTACCACCAGGGGTGAAAAGTGTAGCACCACAAGTTAATCTGGTTTATACCAGTGGCGCAGGGAATGGAATTGCTGGCTATGCCTGGAATTTATCTGGTGTTACAGCTATTTCAAGAATAGGAAAGACCATTGAAAAAGATGGAGAAGTTAAGGGAATACAACTGGATTATTCTGATTATTACAGCTTCAATGGTCAAAGATTAATTCTTAAATCCGGTGAATATGGAAAAGATGGAGCTGAATATATAACGGAGAAGTATTCCAATATTAAGATAAAATCTTTTGGTTCCATACCAGGACAAGCATGGAAAGGACCCGAATATTGGGAGGTTACTTTTGAAGACGGATCTCAGGCCTGGTATGGAGCTGGCAGCGCCACAGGCAATAATTTAGCAAGAACACCAATAGAGTATAATATTGTAAAATGGAAGGATAATAAGGGTAACTATATTACTTATAACTATACCCAAAGTAATAATACGGCTTCCATTAATACAATTCAATGGGGAGGCAATGAAGGACTTGGAAAGGCTCATTATAACCAGATCAACTTTTACTATTCTCCCAGAAATGTTCAGGAATCATCTTACGTCAGGGGAGTTCCTTTACTACAGGACAAAATTCTAAGCACTGTAGTGGTTAAGACAGGTAATGCAACGTTTAAAAACTATTCCATCAACTATTCTGTTGAAACGGTAAATAATGATTCCAATAAAAGGGTTAACTACCAGTTTGTAAAAAGTGTGATCGAAGGTAATAGTGTAGGAGATGCCGCCAATCCGGTTACCTTTACCACAAAGCCATTGACTACCAGCAGCAGTGAAAGTAATTTTGCAGATTACAACAATATTGTTACAACCGGAGATTATAACGGAGATGGATTGGTAGATTTTATCGTGATGCAGCCTGCGCAAAATGGCAGACCGGATGGATACTATATTTATTTTGATGCTATTAACAGCAGCAATCCTTCTTTTGTCTACTTAGGCTCTTCAAGTACTTTCTGGCCAAGTAGCAATTTTACTACATTTAATATAAAATCAGCGGATAACTATATTAAAACCAAGCAGGGACTTATTATCTCCAAGGCTAATTCAGAATATAACCCTCCCTCTACAGGAAACATAGAATTAAGATACTACTCCATTAAAAGCGATGCGTCCGTTTTAAATACGTATAACAACCCTTTAGTGTTGGAATATTCAAAAACAATACAGAGTTCCAGTTACATATTCAGTAGCTCGACATATCCTAATAGCGGAAGTGGTTCCAATGTCTCACGTCTTTCAAATCTGAAAGAAGTTGATATTGATTCTGATGGAATCTCTGAGCTGGTGATGGGTATACAAGATCAAAAATGTCGTTATGTAGTCATTGTTCCTGACCCGCCTAAAGGAAGATGGGATTGTAATACATTAGGATATAGGTATATGGTTGCAGACAATGATGATATACAAAACAACACCATTCATATTATACCCGATACAACCCCTAAAAATATCCTGAGCAAAGGGGGAATTATGGATTTTGACAATGATGGGAAGCAGGATATCGTTTTTGTAGACCCTACTGGTACCAATACAGATGTTACCTTTTTCACCAAAGAATATATGAATGAAAACGGTCCCTCTGTCAGCAGGACTTTTAGTACTCCATTGAACAGTGTTCATCAATATGAGCTCAAAAAACAAAATAATGCCTATATCTTAAATCTGAAAAATATCCATTCCGTAAAAGGACTTGTAGATGGACTTCAATTTGGAGATTTGAATGGTGACAGAAATATTGAAATACTTCTACCCTTACATGAAAATGCAACAAATGATATCTATACCACAGGATGGTCTATTTATTTAAATAATGGTATCTCGTTATCCGAAAGTCTTCAGGGGCTTATGTACTATAAGAAAGTATCTCAGAATCCAACAACACTTGTAAATTATTCCCAGGCCGGACTAATCGACTTGGACAATGACGGGAAAAGCGATATTGTAAACTCTACCGTAATATTTGCAGCTGCTAATAATCAGCAATCAACATGGTTTATTGATAATTATACGGAACCTTATTATAATCCGGCAAATACAGAATTTAAATGGCGTTTTACAAAAAAACAACTCTATTATTCTCAAAGAGCTAAAGTAATAGTAAGTCCTTTATTTGGAGATTTCAGAGTGAATAATAGCTCCTCTAAAGTACTGTTTTTATTAAAGGGTGTGAATAATAGTGAGAGAAAGCTCATCAGTTACCAGCATTATAATCTGAATGCTGATAAGAATATTTCAAGCATACTTCAGGCAGGTCTTCAGTATGATATCGATTATAAAGAGCTTGACCCTGCTGTTAATTCTAATATATATGCTCCGGTAAAAAAAGAGCAGTATCCCTATGTAGAAATGTACAGGCTATCCCAGATGTATGCGGTGACTCAAATCAGGATGTCCGGCAAAAAGCAGGATTTCAGATACAGAGGATATATAGCGAATTTACAAGGGAAGGGTATCATCGGATTTCGCCAAACTGCCCGCTCTTCCTGGTATGCTGATGGTTTTGAAAACACTAAAATATGGAGCGGAACAGAGGTAGATCCTTTCAACGAAGTCGTTCCGGTAAAAGAATGGTCAATCAGAACCAATAACGAAAATATGATCTTTCCTCAGGATATTTCTGAGAACAACTCCCAATTATTAAGCTTCAAATCAACACAATATCAAACCGATAAATTGTTGAACGGACAAGTAGTCACTTCGGTAGCTAATGCTGATAAACCTAAAATCGTAACTGCAATAGTACCAAAGAGTACCAAAACCAAAGACTTTTTAACGGGCAACATTACCGAAAGCAGCATTACCTATGGAGAATATTATCTTCCTGCCCAAAGTATTGTGAATATCAATAACGGCTATGGCATCACTACTTCCACCTTCGATTATACTCACAATCCCTCTGGAAACGGGGCAGACTATTATATCGGACGTCCTCAATCTAAAACAGATGTAGTGCAGGCCTATGGTGATACAAAATCTGCTAAGGAAGAATACACGTATGAAAACAACCTTCTGAAAGTCCTGAAAACCTGGAACAGGGACAATACAGGGTACTTACAGGAAACCTATATTTACGATGGCTTTGGAAATACTATTCAGAAAACTGTAAGTAATAGTGTTGATTCTGGGACTCAGACCACCAAAGCAGACTATGATCCTAAAGGAAGGTTTGTCATTAGAAAAACAGACAACTTAGGATTACAGACCGGTATTGTATACAACGATTGGGGGCAGATTCTGACCCAGGTCGATCCCTTAGGAAATATTCTCGCCAATACTTATGATAACTGGGGTAAATTATTAACTTCTAAAAGTAATATAGCAGGAACTACAACGTATCAGTACGAAAAAGATTATTTCTCTAATTTGATCATTACACAATACGATCCGGATGGGGATATTTCAAAGAAAACAACCAATACATTAGGACAGGAAATTACATCTTCAACCAAAGCTTTTGGTCAGGGGTATTTTGTTTTGAAAGCTTCCCAGTATGATATTTTAGGTAGAAAAATAAGAGAGTCTGAACCTTTTTTTGAAGGACAGGGTGTTAGCCAGTGGAATACCATTGCCTATGATGACAGTGTATTCCCTGCTAAAATAACCTCCACTTCCTTCACTGGAAAACAAGTGAAGACCAGCATTTCAGGACTAACAACAACGGCCCAAGAATCAAATCCTGCGGATTATGGAAGAATCACCACTAAAACAGCAGATGCTCTGGGAAACACTATCACCACTACTGACAAAGGTGGAACGATCACATTTTCTTACAATGCCGCAGGTGAACAGATCAAGGCTCAATATGCCGAAAATATTGTTACCACTAAATATGATTCGTGGGGAAGAAAATCAGAGTTTAATGATCCTTCCAATGGAATCTACAAATATGAATATGATGGATTTGGTCAACCCAAAAAGATTATAAGTCCTAAAGGAACGAAAGAATATACCTATAATAGTGTACAACAACTGATCACTCAAAAAGAACTTTCTACAACAGATGGCGGACAAGCAACCGATAAGACCATTTCTTATTCGTATGATGATAAAGGAAGATTGGTTGCAAAAGCCGGAACTTCCAAAGGTAAAGCCTATGGTTCCAATGTTTCTTATGACCCACAAGGAAGACTACTATCTTCTTCGGAAAATAGCAATGGTAAATATTTTATTCAAAAAGGAATTACTTATGATGATAAGGCAAGAATAATATCTTATGAAAAGCAATTGTATTCTTCTGGAACTTTGACTAAAGTGCAAATAGAAAATGTGTACAGTGCATGGAATGGAGAGCTTACCCAAGTAAAAGATAAAACTTCAGGTAAGATCCTGTGGGAACTTCAGGAAACCAATGCTAAAGGTCAGGCTTTAAAAGCAAAACTAGGAGCAGCAGATATTAATAATAAATATGATGAGAATGGTTTCTTAACTCATGTGAAGCATTTTTCTCTTATACAGAACATTCTAAGCCTTGAATATACTTTCAATGCAATTAAAAATGAACTCAATCTTAGAAAGACTTTAGGAGACTTCAATATTATCGAATCATTTAATTATGAAAATAATGATAACAGATTAGTAAGCTGGACTAATCCTAGAACAGGGCAGACTTCACAAAACACCTATGATGTTAAAGGAAGAATTATAAAAAACGATCAGGTGGGAACGATTAAGTTTGAAAATTCCGCAAAGATCTACCAGCCTACAGGTATGACATTAAATGCTACTGGAGAGCAAAATTATAACAATGATCTCATCCAAAGCATTGTTTACAATGAAAACAATGATCCTGTATTCATTGATGGAATGAAAGGTGATGTTGCTTTCCAGTATGGCTTAAACTCAATGCGTCAAAGAGTTACCTATGGAGGCAACTTCAGTACCGATGGGGAAGGTAAATTCACCAAATATTATAGTGAGGATGGGAGCTTTGAAATAGTAAAAGATAATACAACCGGAAAGGAAAAGCACATTCTTTATATTGGAGGTAATCCTTATGAAAGTAATATTGTATATTTAAAAAATTATACAGAAAGCAGCGGTTCTTACAAATTCCTGCATAAAGATTATATTGGAAGCATCTTAGCGATCAGTGATGAAGCAGGAAATAAGCTGGAGCAGAGACATTTTGATGCCTGGGGCAATTTTACCCATCTTCAGATAGGAAGCGGGGCTATTATCACCGATAAAAATATAATTGACAATACATCGTTATTATTAGAAAGAGGCTATACCAGCCATGAGCATTTTGCAGAAGTAGGCATCATCCATATGAATGGAAGGTTATATGACCCACTATTGAGAAGGTTCTTAAATGCAGATGAAAACATACAGGATCCTTACAATACCCAAAACTATAATAAGTATGGGTATGTGATGAATAATCCACTGATGTATAATGATCCCAATGGAGAGTTTGTATTTGCCATTTTTGCTGCGCTGCCTGTTTTTTGGGGAACTGTAGCTACTGCAGCAGTTATAGGGGCTGCTATTGGAGCAGTTTCTTATATAATGAGTGCGTCTTTCTCCAGTAACTGGAGTTGGGGAGGCTTCCTGAAGTCTATTACCTTTGGGGCAATAAGCGGGGCGGTGACCGCGGGAATAGGAAGTGTATTTGTAAGTTCTGCCGGAACTGCAACCCAGCTTGCAACAGAACTTGGGAAATTAGGGACGGTATTTGTACAAAGTGCTGCACATGCTTTAGCGCAGGGAACATTATCTTTAATGCAGGGTAATAATTTTGGGCAGGCTTTTATTGCAGGAGCTTTGGGTAGCTTAGGAGCCAGTGCATTCGGAGCTATTGCTAAAGGGGCTGCCAGTTCTGCCATAGGACAAATTACTTTTGGAGCTCTGGCAGGAGGTGCAGGCTCTGCCCTTTCAGGAGGAAACTTCTGGGAGGGTGCTTTGATTGGGGGTACAGTTGCTGGTTTGAATCATGCATTGCACTCAGGAGACATGCAGCCTGATCAGGAAGATCCTAAGCAAAAAACACCAGGAAATAAATATGGTACTTTAGAAGAATACCGAGCTTGGAGAGATTATCCAGGTTATCACGCAGGTGAAACCAAGATGGACAGGATTTTCAGGATGATGAACTCTTCCCATATTGAAATAATGGCGGATGAAGGAGCTGGAGGTGGTATGATGTATGGTGGGTTTGGAAGAGGAGTAAATACAGCAAAGAACATAGGAGCTGATGCAAATAGATTAAATCACATATTTGGAAAATCAGAACATGCCTTAGATGGATTAGTTTCAAAGTATGGAAGCCAAGCAAAAGCTTTTAAGGCTGTTCAGAATGCGGCAAATAAAGCATTTAGTGCAGGTAGACTTACACCTAATTCAAACGGGGTTTTACCTAAAGGAAATGCAGGAAATATCATAAATGTAGGCGGGACACCGGTTCGGTTAATTGGTGGTCGAATTCAAGATGGGAAAGTAATAATATCTTCTTTTAGTAGAAAAGGTCTTTAG
- a CDS encoding cell wall anchor protein — protein sequence MKTQLFSIALLMSSFTFAQNWNITGNSGTNPSNNFIGTTDNQPLVFKANNNPSLRILPTGALRVGLNDTDTNPYTTMRVYNNDNPVLEIANSLGRFQIGKSSCNGCYGGGVGDTVLRNLDVSHNIIVAQPNDGNDGSTYFGIQDGYNGTWVKFFNNAIARFDGKIKAKEVEVKANVWADYVFKKEYKLRSLEDVEKHIIEKGHLPNIPTTQEVLENGINVAEMNSKLLEKIEELTLYSIEQNKKLQQQSQKIEILEKQSEELRELKQQVQ from the coding sequence ATGAAAACACAATTATTTTCGATTGCACTATTAATGTCATCATTTACATTTGCACAAAATTGGAATATTACAGGAAATTCAGGAACCAATCCTTCCAATAATTTCATTGGGACTACAGATAACCAACCATTAGTCTTTAAAGCTAACAATAACCCATCACTTCGTATACTTCCAACAGGAGCCTTAAGGGTTGGACTCAATGATACGGATACTAATCCTTATACTACAATGAGAGTGTATAATAATGACAATCCTGTTCTTGAAATTGCCAATTCATTAGGAAGGTTTCAAATTGGGAAATCATCATGTAATGGCTGTTATGGTGGTGGTGTAGGGGATACTGTCTTAAGAAATCTTGACGTTTCTCATAATATTATTGTAGCTCAACCTAATGATGGCAATGATGGTTCTACCTATTTTGGTATTCAGGATGGCTATAACGGAACCTGGGTAAAGTTCTTCAATAATGCCATTGCCAGATTTGACGGTAAAATTAAGGCTAAAGAAGTTGAAGTCAAAGCTAATGTATGGGCTGATTATGTCTTTAAAAAAGAATATAAACTGAGGTCTTTAGAGGATGTTGAAAAACATATTATTGAAAAAGGGCATTTGCCTAACATTCCCACTACTCAGGAAGTACTTGAAAACGGAATTAACGTTGCTGAGATGAATTCCAAGCTGCTTGAGAAGATTGAGGAGTTAACTCTTTATTCCATTGAGCAGAATAAGAAATTACAGCAACAATCTCAAAAGATTGAAATATTAGAAAAGCAATCCGAGGAACTTAGAGAGTTGAAACAGCAGGTTCAGTAA
- a CDS encoding DUF6660 family protein, which yields MNLLRWILAIYFMALSLMPCEDALHPLNSGNQKISLNIQENHSTEKGDICSPLCSCSCCQMTVSAFKMDPLLEIPEQIPVYFSKKILFQKNDFAYQIYDPIWQPPKI from the coding sequence ATGAACCTGTTAAGATGGATACTGGCAATTTATTTCATGGCGTTATCACTGATGCCCTGTGAAGATGCGCTCCATCCACTGAATTCAGGAAATCAAAAGATATCGTTAAACATTCAAGAGAATCATTCCACAGAAAAAGGAGACATTTGCTCTCCGCTTTGTTCCTGCAGCTGCTGTCAGATGACTGTTTCTGCGTTCAAAATGGATCCCTTGTTGGAGATTCCTGAGCAGATTCCGGTTTATTTCTCAAAGAAAATTCTATTCCAGAAAAACGATTTCGCTTACCAGATTTACGATCCCATCTGGCAGCCTCCTAAAATTTAA